CCACGCTGGTGCGCAACTGCAGGTGGCCTTCGGGCGTGATGCTCAGGCCGTCGAGGCCGTCGTAGCGAAGGCGAATGGCAGCTGGGCGGGCGCCCGGGGCCAACTCAAAGTCATACTCCAGCTGGCCGCTGCCCTGCTGGTGCCAGCGCAGGTCCACGCCGGGATACACGGCCCGGTAGCGCACATCGGCAAACAGCGGCACGGCCGAGGCCCAATGGGAAGGGTCATTGCCGAGAAAATAGTTGCGGTAGGCCACCTGCTTCTTTTCGCCGGCCACGGCCGGAGCGGCCGCCGCACCCACCATCGTCACGCGAAAGGCGTGGCTGGCCACCGGCTTGCGCTCGGCCAGCGCAGCATCGGCGTGCGTCAGACCGGGATACAGGTGGTAGGTGAAGGCGTTGTTTTCGAGGTAGAGGCGGCCGTCGGGAATGTCGACGGCGTACTTCACCCGGCGTTCCCATTGGCCTTTGTTGGCCACGAAGGGTAGCGTGGCCGTGGGTCCCTCGGCGAGTGCCGCGCCGGCACTCCCTAGCAGGGGTAGTAGAAGAACAACCTGTTTGGTAAATGTGGTCATTTAAGAAAGGAATAAAAATTTTTCAAAGTTACCTGCTTCGGGTTAGTAACGCGTCAATAATCGAACCATTGCAGTCAATTTCGAGAAATTATTTTCACCCAAAAGCTCGTCATATTTGAGCATTAAAAAAGCCCCCGGCGAGTGCCGGGGGCTTGACCGTTTGGGTCCCGCTACGGTTGCACGGGTTATGCTTCGGCCGGCACTTCGGCGGCGGGCAGCACGTCGCTGGTGATGAGGTCTTTTTCGAGGCGCAGGTTGTCGATGATGAATTCCTGGCGGGCGGGCGTATTCTTGCCCATGTAATAGGTCAGCACCTGCTGGATGCTGCGGTCGGACTGCAGAATCACCGGCTCCAGCTTGATGTTTTCGCCGATGAACTTGCCGAATTCATCCGGCGAAATCTCACCCAGGCCTTTGAAGCGCGTGATTTCGGGATTGCGGCCCAGCTTTTTGATAGCGGCCTGCTTTTCCTGCTCGTTATAGCAGTAGATGGTTTCCTTCTTGTTGCGCACTCGGAACAGCGGCGTTTCGAGGATGAACACGTGGCCGTTGCGCACCAGGTCGGGGAAAAACTGCAGGAAGAACGTGAGCAGCAGCAGGCGAATGTGCATGCCGTCCACGTCGGCATCGGTGGCCACCACCACGCGGTTGTAGCGCAGGTGCTCAATGCCTTCCTCGATGTTGAGGGCGTGCTGCAACAGGTTCAGCTCCTCGTTCTCGTACACAATCTTCTTCTTGAGCCCAAAGCAGTTCAGCGGCTTGCCGCGCAAGCTGAACACGGCCTCCAGTTCCACGTTGCGGCTCTTGGTGATGGAGCCCGATGCGGAGTCGCCCTCGGTGATAAACAGCGTAGTAAGCAACTCCTTTTCAGCACCGTCCTTGGCGTTTTCGCCCAGGTGGAAGCGGCAGTCGCGCAGCTTGCGGTTATGCAGGTTGGCCTTTTTCGCGCGCTGGTTGGCCAGCTTTTTTACGCCGGCCATGTCCTTGCGCTCCCGCTCGCTCTGCTCGATGCGCTTGCGCAGGGCCTCGGCCACGGCGGGGTTCTTGTGCAGGTAGTTGTCGAGGTTGTCCTTAACAAAATCGACGATGAAGCCGCGCACCGTGGGACCGTCCTCGCCCATGTTCACCGAGCCGAGCTTGGTTTTGGTCTGGCTCTCAAACACCGGCTCCTGCACGCGCACCGAGATGGCCGCAATAATGCTGGCCCGGATGTCGGAAGCGTCGTAGTCCTTCTTGTAGAACTCGCGCACTGCCTTCACCACCGCCTCGCGGAAGGCCGCTAAGTGCGTGCCGCCCTGCGTCGTGTACTGCCCGTTCACGAAGGAATAGTACTCTTCGCCGTAGTCGTTGCCGTGCGTCATGGCCATCTCAATATCCGGCCCTTTCAGGTGGATGATGGGGTAGCGCAGGCTCTCCACGTCGGCCTTGCGGGCCAGCAGGTCGAGCAGGCCGTTTTCGGAATAGTACTTCTGGCCATTGAAATTGATGGTCAGGCCCGCGTTCAGGTAAACGTAGTTCCAGATTTGATTTTCGAGGTACTCCGGGATGAAGCGGTAGTTCTTGAAAATCGTGTCGTCGGGCTGAAACACCACCAGCGTGCCGTTGCGCTGGCTGGTTTTTTGGGGCTTGGGGTCGCTCACGAGCTTGCCCTGGGCAAACTCGGCCGCTTTCATCGTGCCTTCGCGCACGCTTTGCACCAGGAAGTAACCGCTCAGGGCGTTCACGGCCTTGGTGCCTACGCCGTTGAGGCCCACCGACTTCTGGAACACCTTGGAGTCGTATTTGCCGCCGGTGTTGATTTTGCTCACCACGTCCACCACCTTGCCCAGCGGAATGCCGCGGCCGTAGTCGCGCACCTGCACGCGGGAATCCGAAATCTTGATGTCGATGGTGCGGCCGTGGCCCATCACGTGCTCGTCGATGCAGTTGTCAACGACTTCCTTCACCAATACGTAGATGCCGTCGTCGTAAGCTGAACCGTCGCCGAGCTTGCCGATGTACATGCCGGGGCGCAGGCGGATGTGCTCGCGCCAGTCCAGCGAGCGGATGCTGTCTTCGTTGTAGCCGTGGTCGGGCGCTTTGGCGGATGCTTGCGGGGCTTCGGTAAGTAGTTCGTCGTTCATTGGGGCAACTGTTCGCCGGTTTTCGGGTAAAATAACGCAGAAATAAGCGGGAGGGCAAGAATTATTGCCAGCCCGCTTAGCAACCAACCGCTAATTTAATTAGTTCGCCACGGCGCTGGCCCGGCCCGGGCCACGCATTTTTTTCATTTCCAAGCGCTCACCTTGCTCCTCACCTGCCCTGCCGGGCCATTTCTATGTTTCCTCCTCTAATCAGCCGCGGCACGCCCCGCCCCCACGCCACCCAACATTCGGCCGCCCCCACCGAGGCCAAGCTGGCGCCCGTGGTTCACTACACGTTTCTGCTCATCGGGCTGTCGCTGCTGGTGTTCGTGCTGCACAAGCTCGACGGCATTTTGCTGCCACTGTTTTTTTCGGCGCTGCTGTCCACGCTGCTGCTGCCGCTGGTGGCGCGGCTGGAGGCGCGGCGCTGGCCGCGGGTGCTGGCCATTCTGGTGGCCATTCTGCTGCTGGTGGGCGGCATTGTGGGCCTCATCATTCTGTTCGGGTCGCAGATTATGGATTTGAAAGCCGAGCTGCCCCTCATTCAGCAGAAGCTGGTGGTGATGTTTGACCAGGGCCAGCAGTGGCTGCACGACAAATTTGGCATGCGCGTGATGAGCAAAGACGAACTCATCGACTCGTCCCTGAGCTCGGCCAAAAAATCGGCGGGCGGTTTTTTGGGCAGCACGCTGAGCACCACCGCCGGCGTGCTGAGCGTGCTCACGCTGATTCCGATTTACATCTTCTGCTTCCTGTATTACCGCGACCACATGCGGCAGTTCATGTTCCGGTTTGTGGCGCCCGACAAGCGCACCGGCGTGCTGCATACCATGGACAGCATCCAGACCGTGGTGCAGGCCTACATCTCGGGCCTGCTCACGGTGATTGTGATTGTGGCCGTGCTCAACGCCATCGGCCTGCTGCTGCTCAACGTGAAGTTCGCCATCTTCTTTGCCATTTTCGCCTCGGTGCTGGCCGTCATTCCCTACATCGGCATCATGGTGGGCGCCACCATTCCGGCCCTGATTACGCTGGTCGAAACCGGGAGCACGGGCAAGGCAGCGGCCGTGGTGGGCGTGTTTGTATTTGTGCAGTTTCTGGA
This DNA window, taken from Hymenobacter sp. 5317J-9, encodes the following:
- a CDS encoding DNA topoisomerase IV subunit B produces the protein MNDELLTEAPQASAKAPDHGYNEDSIRSLDWREHIRLRPGMYIGKLGDGSAYDDGIYVLVKEVVDNCIDEHVMGHGRTIDIKISDSRVQVRDYGRGIPLGKVVDVVSKINTGGKYDSKVFQKSVGLNGVGTKAVNALSGYFLVQSVREGTMKAAEFAQGKLVSDPKPQKTSQRNGTLVVFQPDDTIFKNYRFIPEYLENQIWNYVYLNAGLTINFNGQKYYSENGLLDLLARKADVESLRYPIIHLKGPDIEMAMTHGNDYGEEYYSFVNGQYTTQGGTHLAAFREAVVKAVREFYKKDYDASDIRASIIAAISVRVQEPVFESQTKTKLGSVNMGEDGPTVRGFIVDFVKDNLDNYLHKNPAVAEALRKRIEQSERERKDMAGVKKLANQRAKKANLHNRKLRDCRFHLGENAKDGAEKELLTTLFITEGDSASGSITKSRNVELEAVFSLRGKPLNCFGLKKKIVYENEELNLLQHALNIEEGIEHLRYNRVVVATDADVDGMHIRLLLLTFFLQFFPDLVRNGHVFILETPLFRVRNKKETIYCYNEQEKQAAIKKLGRNPEITRFKGLGEISPDEFGKFIGENIKLEPVILQSDRSIQQVLTYYMGKNTPARQEFIIDNLRLEKDLITSDVLPAAEVPAEA
- a CDS encoding AI-2E family transporter, with the protein product MFPPLISRGTPRPHATQHSAAPTEAKLAPVVHYTFLLIGLSLLVFVLHKLDGILLPLFFSALLSTLLLPLVARLEARRWPRVLAILVAILLLVGGIVGLIILFGSQIMDLKAELPLIQQKLVVMFDQGQQWLHDKFGMRVMSKDELIDSSLSSAKKSAGGFLGSTLSTTAGVLSVLTLIPIYIFCFLYYRDHMRQFMFRFVAPDKRTGVLHTMDSIQTVVQAYISGLLTVIVIVAVLNAIGLLLLNVKFAIFFAIFASVLAVIPYIGIMVGATIPALITLVETGSTGKAAAVVGVFVFVQFLEGNFITPMITGSKVSINPMAAIIALILGGELWGTPGMILSIPLTAVLKVVFDANKTTEPWGFLLGDVTDGEETKKDKSDDKPGFMAKAWHMIKRM